In a single window of the Allobranchiibius huperziae genome:
- a CDS encoding helix-turn-helix transcriptional regulator, translated as MSTGTQVDFSPATAQALRRAGQLMRQTEQGDVHGLYEAARGALIHVADVDACYVGHYRGSNRLVIPYLYDRGKPGAPDVMSFGEFGLSHWLRTWGKTYTFAQDRGRLVHSGKSFGEDGDPRTVQDAIVAPLLEPDGSVSGMLAALSYTSRHFSQESVAVVEWLARQLRRAISRDAEDITDLDLVTTGSETALDRSADLVHAISDRLRRLQAKVDQSTSSLEGSSSAADVESVADQLRSISLLCGRFDTELALLATEPGAAAGPHAPLTGREAAVARLVVQEGLSNSEIASRLVISEKTVKTHLSHVFQKVGVSQRSELRYVASSTVLGLSEA; from the coding sequence ATGAGCACGGGGACACAGGTGGATTTCTCGCCGGCGACGGCGCAGGCGTTGCGGCGCGCAGGTCAGCTCATGCGACAGACCGAGCAGGGGGACGTGCACGGCCTGTACGAGGCGGCCCGCGGCGCTCTGATCCACGTGGCCGACGTCGACGCGTGCTACGTCGGCCACTATCGCGGCAGCAACCGGCTGGTGATCCCCTACCTCTACGACCGCGGCAAGCCCGGGGCACCCGACGTCATGTCGTTCGGGGAGTTCGGCCTGTCGCACTGGCTGCGCACCTGGGGCAAGACCTACACGTTCGCGCAGGACAGGGGCCGTCTCGTGCACTCCGGCAAGTCGTTCGGCGAGGACGGCGACCCCAGGACCGTCCAGGATGCGATCGTGGCGCCGTTGCTGGAGCCGGACGGCTCGGTGTCCGGCATGTTGGCCGCCCTCAGCTACACCTCCCGCCACTTCTCGCAGGAGAGCGTGGCTGTCGTGGAATGGCTGGCGCGGCAACTGCGCCGAGCCATCAGTCGGGACGCCGAGGACATCACCGATCTGGATCTGGTCACCACGGGGTCCGAGACCGCACTGGACCGCAGCGCCGATCTGGTGCATGCCATCTCCGATCGACTGAGGCGGCTGCAGGCGAAGGTCGATCAGTCGACCTCGTCCCTGGAGGGCAGCTCATCGGCCGCGGACGTGGAATCCGTAGCCGATCAGTTGCGCTCGATCAGCTTGCTGTGCGGACGCTTCGATACCGAATTGGCACTGTTGGCAACGGAGCCGGGTGCAGCCGCGGGACCGCACGCGCCCCTCACCGGCCGCGAGGCGGCCGTGGCGCGGCTGGTCGTGCAGGAGGGCCTGTCCAACTCCGAGATCGCGTCCCGACTCGTCATCAGCGAGAAGACCGTCAAGACGCATCTGTCCCACGTGTTCCAGAAGGTGGGCGTGAGCCAACGTTCGGAGCTGCGATATGTCGCCTCATCCACGGTCCTAGGACTATCCGAGGCGTAA
- a CDS encoding alpha/beta fold hydrolase yields the protein MDTFTHDGLTFDVTDRGPADGPVVVLLHGFPQDRTAWDEVTPLLNDAGLRTLAPDQRGYSPRATPDGRSSYTLEKLLGDTLALIDASGAQRVHLVGHDWGGAVAWAMAGRHPDRLESLTVCSTPHPKAMAWAFRHGDQARKSAYMLGFQVPWLAERLTHKRLFGIYRALGMPKERAAAYVARFPTPQSLTGPLGWYRAMPASKAMRQSMLPGKKKSPSSAPRPDRRIAVPTTFVWGARDAALGRAAAEKTADYVSADYRFVEVDENHWVPELQPQVVADAVLARAGSAS from the coding sequence ATGGACACCTTCACCCATGACGGGTTGACCTTCGACGTCACCGACCGCGGCCCGGCCGACGGCCCGGTGGTGGTGCTGCTGCACGGCTTCCCACAGGACCGCACCGCGTGGGACGAGGTGACCCCGCTACTGAACGACGCCGGCCTGCGCACCCTGGCGCCGGACCAGCGCGGCTACTCCCCGCGTGCGACCCCTGACGGCCGCTCGTCGTACACGCTGGAGAAGCTGCTCGGCGACACGCTCGCCCTGATCGACGCGAGCGGCGCGCAGCGGGTGCACCTGGTGGGCCACGACTGGGGCGGGGCGGTCGCGTGGGCGATGGCCGGGCGGCATCCCGACCGGCTGGAGTCCCTGACTGTCTGCTCGACCCCGCACCCGAAGGCGATGGCGTGGGCGTTCCGGCACGGCGACCAGGCGCGAAAGAGCGCGTACATGCTCGGTTTCCAGGTGCCGTGGCTCGCCGAACGTCTCACCCACAAGCGGCTCTTCGGCATCTACCGCGCGCTCGGGATGCCCAAGGAGCGCGCCGCGGCGTACGTCGCCCGCTTCCCGACGCCGCAGAGCCTCACCGGCCCGCTCGGCTGGTATCGCGCGATGCCGGCCAGCAAGGCGATGCGCCAGAGCATGCTGCCGGGGAAGAAGAAGTCGCCCTCGAGCGCTCCGCGACCCGACCGGCGGATCGCCGTGCCGACCACCTTCGTCTGGGGTGCCCGCGACGCGGCGCTCGGGAGGGCCGCGGCGGAGAAGACGGCCGACTACGTCTCTGCCGACTACCGATTCGTCGAGGTGGACGAGAACCACTGGGTGCCCGAGCTGCAGCCGCAGGTCGTCGCCGACGCCGTCCTGGCGCGGGCCGGCAGCGCGTCCTAA